A single window of Archangium gephyra DNA harbors:
- a CDS encoding glutamine amidotransferase, translating into MKNVLLLKAGDAANAVKLSVGDYEHWFVESLAGGCRFDILHVHRGARLPDSAEGYDAVMMTGSPASVTQPEPWMERSAEFMVNAAAHGLPVLGVCFGHQLLAYAHGARVVRNTHGREIGTVEVALSEAGREDPLFHGLPERITVQATHEDIVEHPPDGATVLAGNANTAVQALAFGPLIRGVQFHPEVHPAAMRALILARADKLEVEATSRGHAPGERVNRLLAGLAPTPAGRRILENFVERFT; encoded by the coding sequence ATGAAGAACGTTCTTCTTTTGAAAGCTGGTGACGCGGCCAACGCCGTGAAGCTGAGCGTCGGTGATTACGAGCACTGGTTCGTCGAGTCGCTGGCCGGGGGCTGCCGGTTCGACATCCTCCATGTGCACCGGGGCGCCCGGTTGCCGGACAGCGCGGAGGGCTACGACGCGGTGATGATGACCGGCTCGCCGGCCTCGGTGACGCAGCCGGAGCCGTGGATGGAGCGCTCGGCGGAGTTCATGGTGAACGCGGCGGCCCACGGCCTCCCGGTGCTCGGGGTGTGCTTCGGGCACCAGTTGCTCGCGTACGCCCATGGCGCGCGTGTGGTGCGCAACACCCACGGGCGGGAGATCGGCACCGTGGAGGTGGCCTTGAGCGAGGCGGGCCGCGAGGACCCGCTCTTCCATGGATTGCCCGAGCGCATCACCGTCCAGGCCACCCACGAGGACATCGTCGAGCACCCCCCGGACGGGGCGACGGTGCTCGCGGGCAACGCCAACACGGCCGTGCAGGCCCTGGCCTTCGGGCCCCTCATCCGGGGTGTGCAGTTCCACCCGGAGGTCCACCCGGCGGCCATGCGGGCGCTGATTCTCGCCCGCGCGGACAAGTTGGAGGTCGAAGCAACGAGCCGGGGCCATGCGCCCGGGGAGCGGGTGAACCGGCTGCTGGCGGGGCTTGCTCCCACGCCGGCCGGGCGGCGAATCCTGGAGAACTTCGTGGAGCGGTTCACCTGA
- a CDS encoding DUF3052 family protein, with amino-acid sequence MTPYALASLPAMLGIKSGSKVSVINPPRGFVQRLNPLPEGVEFLITAQTGLDVILFFTQDAHELVQRLPALSRAMALTGGIWVCWPSGEGIKTSLSEDFIRQAALDIGMVDNKICIIDSTWTGLRLVRRPRGRLDKPENRKKAPTAQA; translated from the coding sequence ATGACTCCCTATGCGCTGGCTTCTCTGCCGGCCATGCTGGGTATCAAGTCCGGCAGCAAGGTTTCCGTCATCAATCCCCCCCGGGGGTTCGTCCAGCGGCTCAACCCGCTGCCCGAGGGGGTGGAGTTCCTCATCACCGCCCAGACGGGTCTGGACGTCATCCTCTTCTTCACCCAGGACGCGCACGAGCTCGTCCAGCGCCTGCCGGCCCTCTCGCGCGCCATGGCGCTCACCGGGGGCATCTGGGTGTGCTGGCCCAGCGGCGAGGGCATCAAGACGTCCCTCTCCGAGGACTTCATCCGTCAGGCCGCGCTCGACATCGGCATGGTGGACAACAAGATCTGCATCATCGACAGCACCTGGACGGGCCTGCGCCTGGTGCGCCGCCCCCGGGGAAGGCTGGACAAGCCGGAGAATCGGAAGAAGGCGCCCACCGCCCAGGCCTAG
- a CDS encoding iron-containing alcohol dehydrogenase: protein MKPFDMPSEPRITELSWPTKIVLGAGALQRLPAQVARLNMKRPLVVTDAGVVKAGLAQRLYGVLKEAGVSFATFEEVKPDPTERDAFAGLEAYRANKCDGIIAIGGGSPLDAAKLVQVLTTHEPPLSRYDDATGGDQYVRDNMPPLIAIPTTAGTGSEVSRSGVATLSDTGRKTVIFSPFLMPKAAICDPELTLGLPPGPTAATGMDAFTHCLEAYLSNGFHPLADAVAIDGIARVARSLPRAFEDGRDLTARTDMMVAAMEGAMAFQKGLGACHALAHALTPISGVHHGLANAIVLPVVMEFNRPVSTARLARVALAMGDTSNAREEVLAGNAIERVRKLNAVIRIPSRLRDAGVKEQDLVRISEKAFVDASHRGNPRPCTQQDLLAMLRESF, encoded by the coding sequence ATGAAACCGTTCGACATGCCGAGCGAGCCGCGCATCACCGAGCTGTCCTGGCCCACGAAGATCGTCCTCGGGGCCGGTGCCCTGCAGCGGCTTCCCGCCCAGGTGGCGCGGCTGAACATGAAGCGCCCCCTGGTGGTGACCGACGCGGGCGTGGTGAAGGCCGGACTGGCCCAGCGCCTGTACGGCGTGCTCAAGGAGGCCGGCGTCAGCTTCGCCACCTTCGAGGAGGTGAAGCCCGACCCCACCGAGCGCGATGCCTTCGCGGGCCTGGAGGCCTACCGGGCCAACAAGTGCGACGGCATCATCGCGATTGGCGGCGGCAGCCCGCTGGACGCGGCGAAGCTGGTGCAGGTGCTCACCACGCACGAGCCGCCCCTGTCGCGCTACGACGACGCCACGGGCGGCGACCAGTATGTGCGCGACAACATGCCGCCGCTGATCGCGATTCCGACCACGGCGGGTACGGGCTCGGAGGTGAGCCGCTCGGGCGTGGCGACGCTCTCGGACACCGGGCGCAAGACGGTCATCTTCAGCCCGTTCCTCATGCCCAAGGCGGCCATCTGCGATCCCGAGCTGACGCTCGGCCTGCCTCCCGGGCCCACCGCGGCCACGGGCATGGATGCCTTCACGCACTGCCTGGAGGCCTACCTGTCCAACGGCTTCCACCCGCTCGCGGACGCCGTGGCCATCGACGGTATTGCCCGCGTGGCCCGCTCGCTGCCCAGGGCGTTCGAGGATGGGCGCGACCTCACGGCCCGCACCGACATGATGGTGGCCGCCATGGAGGGCGCCATGGCCTTCCAGAAGGGGCTCGGGGCCTGCCACGCGCTGGCGCATGCCCTCACTCCGATTTCTGGCGTGCACCACGGTCTGGCCAACGCCATCGTCCTGCCCGTGGTGATGGAGTTCAACCGCCCCGTCAGCACCGCGCGCCTGGCCCGCGTCGCCCTCGCCATGGGCGATACCTCGAACGCTCGGGAAGAGGTGCTCGCCGGCAATGCCATCGAGCGCGTGCGCAAGTTGAATGCCGTGATTCGCATTCCCTCGCGCCTGCGTGACGCGGGCGTGAAGGAACAGGACCTGGTCCGCATCTCCGAGAAGGCCTTCGTGGATGCCTCGCACCGCGGCAACCCGCGCCCGTGCACCCAGCAGGACCTGCTCGCGATGCTCCGCGAGTCGTTCTAG
- the rho gene encoding transcription termination factor Rho, whose translation MAKARSPKEKLLVPVEAEDKPKRRTTRAKPADRDDTDKPARRRATSRREEDTDTEAESPAVAETPRPVLTPMPSHPLRDEEYQEVRAHAVHDEEPAAQPAASEPAETPVVTEVTRDGAPMQVIKLNDLKRMKITDLAKMAHDFGVEGYQGLKKQDLIFSLLSGIADKKFEVHAEGVMELLSDGFGFLRSADSDYQPSPDDIYVSPSQVRRFNLRPGDTVTGPIRQPREGERFFALQKVDRVNFTDPLSEAARERILFDNLTPLYPTRKLKLEHEGSEMTTRIIDMFCPIGLGQRCLIVAPPKAGKTVLLQNIAHAISKNHPDVYLIVLLVDERPEEVTDMERNVRGEVVSSTFDEPATRHVQVAEMVIDKAKRLVEQKYDVCILLDSITRLARAYNTVVPASGKILSGGVDANALHKPKRFFGAARNIEEGGSLTIIGTALIDTGSRMDEVIFEEFKGTGNSEIVLDRKLMEKRIFPTLDINKSGTRKEELLLPASDLIRITALRQVLHPFTPIDAMEFVLKHMRSTASNTEFLGSMNR comes from the coding sequence ATGGCCAAAGCCCGTTCCCCCAAAGAGAAGCTCCTGGTTCCCGTCGAAGCCGAGGACAAGCCCAAGCGTCGCACGACGCGGGCGAAGCCCGCGGACCGGGACGACACCGACAAGCCGGCGCGCCGCCGGGCGACGAGCCGTCGGGAGGAGGACACCGACACCGAGGCCGAGTCTCCCGCCGTGGCCGAGACGCCGCGCCCGGTGCTGACGCCGATGCCCTCCCACCCTCTGAGAGACGAGGAGTACCAGGAGGTCCGCGCCCACGCCGTGCACGACGAGGAGCCCGCCGCGCAGCCCGCGGCTTCCGAGCCGGCCGAGACGCCCGTGGTCACCGAGGTGACGCGCGACGGCGCTCCCATGCAGGTCATCAAGCTCAATGACCTGAAGCGGATGAAGATCACCGACCTGGCGAAGATGGCCCACGACTTCGGGGTCGAGGGCTACCAGGGCCTGAAGAAGCAGGATCTCATCTTCTCGCTGCTGTCGGGCATCGCGGACAAGAAGTTCGAGGTGCACGCCGAGGGCGTGATGGAGCTGCTCAGCGACGGCTTCGGCTTCCTGCGCAGCGCGGACAGCGACTACCAGCCGAGCCCGGACGACATCTACGTGTCGCCGTCGCAGGTGCGCCGCTTCAACCTGCGGCCGGGCGACACGGTGACGGGCCCCATCCGCCAGCCGCGCGAGGGCGAGCGCTTCTTCGCGCTGCAGAAGGTGGACCGGGTCAACTTCACGGATCCGCTGTCCGAGGCGGCCCGCGAGCGCATCCTCTTCGACAACCTCACGCCGCTCTATCCGACCCGCAAGCTCAAGCTGGAGCACGAGGGCTCGGAGATGACCACGCGCATCATCGACATGTTCTGCCCCATCGGTCTGGGCCAGCGCTGCCTGATCGTCGCGCCGCCCAAGGCCGGTAAGACGGTGCTGCTGCAGAACATCGCGCACGCCATCTCGAAGAACCACCCGGACGTCTACCTGATTGTCCTCCTGGTGGACGAGCGCCCCGAGGAAGTGACGGACATGGAGCGCAACGTGCGCGGCGAGGTGGTGAGCTCCACCTTCGACGAGCCGGCCACGCGTCACGTGCAGGTGGCGGAGATGGTCATCGACAAGGCCAAGCGCCTGGTCGAGCAGAAGTACGACGTGTGCATCCTCCTGGACTCCATCACCCGTCTGGCGCGCGCCTACAACACGGTGGTGCCGGCCTCGGGCAAGATTCTCTCCGGCGGTGTGGACGCCAACGCGCTGCACAAGCCCAAGCGCTTCTTCGGCGCCGCGCGCAACATCGAGGAGGGGGGCAGCCTCACCATCATCGGCACCGCGCTCATCGACACCGGCAGCCGCATGGACGAGGTCATCTTCGAGGAGTTCAAGGGCACCGGTAACTCGGAAATCGTCCTGGATCGCAAGCTGATGGAGAAGCGCATCTTCCCGACGCTGGACATCAACAAGTCCGGTACGCGCAAGGAAGAGCTGCTGCTGCCCGCCTCGGACCTCATCCGGATCACGGCGCTGCGTCAGGTGCTGCACCCGTTCACGCCGATCGACGCGATGGAGTTCGTGCTCAAGCACATGCGTTCGACCGCGTCGAACACGGAGTTCCTGGGCTCGATGAACCGGTAG
- a CDS encoding aldehyde dehydrogenase family protein: MTDARSLSPQLPVLKLLIDGQHVDPVEGGTLPVVNPATGEKICDVPSATAADVDKAVKAARRAFESGPWGRMNASERGRIIRRFSEQLWQHREELALLESMENGKTLREAMRGDVGPGAATLSYFADWANKIRGEVLPVDGPFLTYCLKEPVGVVGAIVPWNYPTCLACWKLGPALAAGCTVVLKPSEITPLTAMRLGQLALEAGIPPGVLNVVTGYGDPTGEAMARHPDIDKISFTGSGRTARRLLQASASSNLKKLTLELGGKSPQIILPDADFEKAVEACFWGIFSNKGEICNAGSRVLVHEQAYDAFVARLAQRASRMKVGNPLEESTEMGAQVSAKQLETILGYIESGKQQGAKVLAGGARDTEGAKAKGNFVKPTVFGDVQPHMRIAQEEIFGPVLSCLRFKDEAQALEIANGTQYGLAASIWTRDVAKAHAMARRVKSGVVWINCYNEFDDAAPFGGYKESGWGRDLSHHALEGYLQTKAVWTKLPSEI; the protein is encoded by the coding sequence ATGACCGACGCTCGCTCGCTCTCTCCCCAGCTTCCGGTGCTCAAGCTGCTCATCGATGGCCAGCATGTGGACCCCGTGGAGGGGGGAACCCTTCCCGTGGTGAACCCGGCCACGGGTGAGAAGATCTGCGACGTGCCCTCCGCCACGGCGGCGGATGTGGACAAGGCGGTCAAGGCCGCCCGCAGGGCCTTCGAGTCCGGTCCCTGGGGACGGATGAACGCCAGCGAGCGCGGCCGCATCATCCGCCGCTTCTCCGAGCAGCTGTGGCAGCACCGCGAGGAGCTCGCGCTGCTCGAGTCCATGGAGAACGGCAAGACGTTGCGCGAGGCCATGCGCGGCGACGTGGGGCCGGGCGCCGCGACGCTGTCCTACTTCGCCGACTGGGCCAACAAGATCCGCGGCGAGGTGCTGCCGGTGGACGGGCCCTTCCTCACCTACTGTCTGAAGGAGCCGGTGGGCGTGGTGGGCGCCATCGTGCCGTGGAACTACCCCACCTGTCTGGCGTGCTGGAAGCTCGGCCCCGCGCTGGCGGCCGGGTGCACGGTGGTGCTCAAGCCCTCGGAAATCACCCCGCTCACGGCGATGCGGCTGGGGCAGCTCGCCCTGGAGGCGGGGATTCCGCCCGGTGTGCTCAACGTGGTGACGGGCTACGGCGACCCCACCGGCGAGGCCATGGCCCGCCACCCGGACATCGACAAGATCTCCTTCACCGGCTCGGGACGCACGGCGCGGCGGCTGCTGCAGGCCTCGGCGTCGAGCAACCTCAAGAAGCTGACGCTGGAGCTGGGCGGCAAGAGCCCGCAGATCATCCTCCCGGACGCGGACTTCGAGAAGGCCGTGGAGGCGTGCTTCTGGGGCATCTTCAGCAACAAGGGGGAGATCTGCAACGCGGGCAGCCGCGTGCTGGTGCACGAGCAGGCCTATGACGCCTTCGTGGCGCGGCTGGCCCAGCGCGCGAGCAGGATGAAGGTGGGCAACCCGCTCGAGGAGAGCACCGAGATGGGCGCGCAGGTGAGCGCCAAGCAGCTGGAGACGATCCTCGGCTACATCGAGAGCGGCAAGCAGCAGGGCGCGAAGGTGCTGGCCGGCGGCGCGCGCGACACCGAGGGCGCCAAGGCGAAGGGCAACTTCGTGAAGCCCACCGTCTTCGGAGACGTGCAGCCGCACATGCGGATTGCCCAGGAGGAGATCTTCGGCCCGGTGCTCAGCTGCCTGCGCTTCAAGGACGAGGCCCAGGCGCTGGAGATCGCCAACGGCACGCAGTACGGCCTGGCGGCCTCCATCTGGACGCGGGACGTGGCCAAGGCACACGCCATGGCGCGCCGGGTGAAGAGCGGCGTGGTGTGGATCAATTGCTACAACGAGTTCGACGATGCCGCGCCCTTCGGTGGCTACAAGGAGTCCGGGTGGGGCCGGGACCTGTCGCATCACGCCCTGGAGGGGTACCTCCAGACGAAGGCAGTGTGGACGAAGCTGCCTTCGGAGATTTGA
- a CDS encoding AI-2E family transporter, whose translation MLQPHELNLPAEQRRKRLYILAGLWLTVVVVLVLFHSVLLPFASAALIAYLVHPLVTRIGRMQVRGRNIPRWVAILLLYALFFLVAYLFFITMVPQLYRELARISRDGVTFLNSLTPERIHLLADRAEDWLRANGIPVAIATPEDIRTGVPTTGLSVNLEKTIQDTALSLTAFGREHLGDIVTVSRNIITSVVAGVFMMFFMLMVAAFFSIDAQAIVRYFTTLVPVEYASDANLLLERIDRSLSGVVRGQVTICVVNGVLTGVGLVLFGVKFAFLLATVATVFSLIPIFGTILSSVPIVLIALADGFQKGFAILLWIIGIHALEAYFLNPKIMGSAARIHPVIVAFSLIAGEKMFGLVGALFAVPVASIVVACFDYARLKAQPRLGEVPVHLEPPK comes from the coding sequence ATGCTGCAGCCTCACGAGTTGAATCTCCCGGCGGAACAACGCCGTAAGCGCCTCTACATCCTGGCGGGGTTGTGGCTGACCGTCGTGGTGGTGCTGGTCCTGTTCCACTCGGTGCTGCTGCCCTTCGCGAGCGCCGCGCTGATCGCCTACCTGGTGCACCCGCTGGTGACGCGCATCGGCCGCATGCAGGTGCGGGGGCGGAACATCCCCCGCTGGGTGGCCATCCTGCTCCTCTACGCCCTGTTCTTCCTGGTGGCGTACCTCTTCTTCATCACCATGGTGCCGCAGCTCTACCGGGAGCTGGCGCGCATCAGCCGGGATGGGGTGACCTTCCTCAACTCGCTCACGCCCGAGCGCATCCACCTGCTGGCCGACCGCGCCGAGGACTGGCTGCGCGCCAATGGGATTCCGGTGGCCATCGCCACGCCCGAGGACATCCGCACCGGCGTGCCCACCACGGGCCTGTCGGTGAACCTGGAGAAGACGATCCAGGACACGGCCCTGAGCCTGACGGCCTTCGGGCGCGAGCACCTGGGCGACATCGTCACGGTGTCGCGCAACATCATCACGTCGGTGGTGGCCGGCGTGTTCATGATGTTCTTCATGCTGATGGTGGCGGCGTTCTTCTCCATCGATGCGCAGGCCATCGTGCGCTACTTCACCACCCTGGTGCCGGTGGAGTACGCCAGCGACGCGAACCTGCTGCTCGAGCGGATTGATCGCTCGCTGTCCGGCGTGGTGCGGGGGCAGGTGACCATCTGCGTGGTCAACGGCGTGCTGACGGGGGTGGGCCTGGTGCTGTTCGGGGTGAAGTTCGCGTTCCTGCTGGCCACGGTGGCCACGGTGTTCAGCCTCATCCCCATCTTCGGCACGATCCTGAGCTCGGTGCCCATCGTGCTGATCGCGCTGGCGGACGGGTTCCAGAAGGGGTTCGCCATCCTGCTGTGGATCATCGGCATCCACGCGCTGGAGGCGTACTTCCTCAACCCGAAGATCATGGGTTCGGCGGCGCGCATCCACCCGGTCATCGTGGCCTTCAGCCTGATTGCCGGAGAGAAGATGTTCGGCCTGGTGGGGGCGCTGTTCGCGGTGCCCGTGGCCTCCATCGTGGTGGCCTGCTTCGACTACGCCCGCCTCAAGGCGCAGCCCCGGCTGGGCGAGGTGCCCGTGCACCTGGAGCCGCCGAAGTAG
- a CDS encoding acylphosphatase, translated as MDRRRASLRIRGKVQGVFYRESARTEALRLGLTGQVRNLSDGSVEAVVEGAPEAIEAFVTWCHRGPAQARVTDVERADAQALGEFSTFTVERSS; from the coding sequence ATGGACAGGCGGCGAGCAAGCCTCCGGATTCGAGGCAAGGTGCAAGGCGTGTTCTATAGGGAGAGCGCCCGCACCGAGGCTTTGCGTCTCGGACTGACGGGCCAGGTGCGCAACCTCTCCGACGGGTCCGTGGAGGCCGTCGTGGAGGGAGCGCCGGAGGCCATCGAGGCGTTCGTCACCTGGTGCCATCGCGGCCCCGCGCAGGCCCGGGTAACGGATGTGGAGCGCGCCGATGCACAGGCGCTTGGGGAGTTCAGCACCTTCACCGTGGAGCGTAGCTCATGA
- a CDS encoding glutamine synthetase family protein has translation MANRSKAKVITLPQPAGRRARSKDKDRGNVRPLREPSDIDVLQKWIDENGVRQVKIGGVDVDGVWRGKYVSVEKFLSACKGGLGFCDVVFGWDITDELLDNTRVTGWHTGYPDGHAKVDMSTGRIIPWEPDTAAFLLDFVNPDGSPFEPSPRQFLQKISARAREMGFQPKFGAEYEFFIFKETPQSLKEKGYERLTPLTPGMFGYSWLRTSLNAPLVHAIMDGCRDFGLELEGFHTETGPGVFEAAIRYDDLEKAADKAALFKTVVKEICSRHGLTACFMAKVNEKLPGCSGHIHQSLWSLKTHENTFHDPDARDGMSTTMRHYIGGLMELMPEFTALYWPTVNTYKRSVENTWAPVTATWGKENRTTAVRVIGDSPKSMRIEYRQTAADMNAYIGMAASLAAGLWGIENEVEPPEPCAGNGYSAEAPMLPRSLREAVTLLKESKRARQILGEEFVDHYVRTRDWEARRYERAVTNWELERYMELI, from the coding sequence ATGGCGAACCGTTCCAAGGCGAAGGTCATCACCCTGCCGCAGCCAGCGGGCAGGCGCGCGCGCTCCAAGGACAAGGATCGCGGCAATGTCAGGCCCCTGCGCGAGCCGTCGGACATCGACGTGCTGCAGAAGTGGATCGACGAGAACGGCGTCCGCCAGGTGAAGATCGGCGGAGTGGACGTGGACGGCGTCTGGCGCGGCAAGTACGTGTCCGTGGAGAAGTTCCTCTCCGCGTGCAAGGGCGGGCTCGGCTTCTGTGACGTGGTGTTCGGCTGGGACATCACCGACGAGCTGCTCGACAACACGCGCGTGACGGGCTGGCACACGGGCTACCCGGACGGGCACGCCAAGGTGGACATGTCCACCGGGCGCATCATCCCCTGGGAGCCGGACACCGCCGCCTTCCTCCTCGACTTCGTCAACCCGGATGGCTCGCCCTTCGAGCCCAGTCCGCGCCAGTTCCTGCAGAAGATCAGCGCGCGTGCGCGGGAGATGGGCTTCCAGCCGAAGTTCGGCGCCGAGTACGAGTTCTTCATCTTCAAGGAGACGCCGCAGTCCCTGAAGGAGAAGGGCTACGAGCGCCTGACGCCGCTGACGCCGGGCATGTTCGGCTACTCGTGGCTGCGCACCTCGCTCAACGCGCCGCTGGTGCACGCCATCATGGACGGGTGCCGCGACTTCGGGCTGGAGCTGGAGGGCTTCCACACCGAGACGGGCCCGGGCGTTTTCGAGGCCGCCATCCGCTACGACGACCTGGAGAAGGCCGCGGACAAGGCGGCGCTCTTCAAGACGGTGGTGAAGGAGATCTGCTCGCGCCACGGGCTCACCGCCTGCTTCATGGCCAAGGTGAACGAGAAGCTGCCGGGGTGCTCGGGCCACATCCACCAGTCGCTGTGGTCGCTGAAGACTCACGAGAACACCTTCCACGATCCCGATGCCCGCGACGGCATGAGCACGACGATGCGGCACTACATCGGCGGCTTGATGGAGCTGATGCCGGAGTTCACCGCGCTCTACTGGCCCACGGTGAACACGTACAAGCGCAGCGTGGAGAACACGTGGGCGCCCGTGACGGCCACGTGGGGCAAGGAGAACCGCACCACCGCGGTGCGCGTCATCGGCGACAGCCCCAAGTCCATGCGCATCGAGTACCGCCAGACGGCCGCGGACATGAACGCGTACATCGGCATGGCGGCGAGCCTCGCGGCGGGCCTGTGGGGCATCGAGAACGAGGTGGAGCCCCCCGAGCCGTGCGCGGGCAACGGGTACTCGGCCGAGGCGCCGATGCTGCCGCGCTCACTGCGCGAGGCCGTGACGCTCCTGAAGGAGTCGAAGCGGGCCCGGCAGATTCTGGGCGAGGAGTTCGTGGACCACTACGTGCGCACGCGTGACTGGGAAGCGCGGCGGTACGAGCGCGCCGTCACGAACTGGGAGCTCGAGCGCTACATGGAACTCATTTAG